One Amorphoplanes digitatis genomic window carries:
- a CDS encoding ATP-binding cassette domain-containing protein, with protein MVAIAARGLTKNFDDVVAVDHVDLDVSPGEFLVLLGPTGCGKSTLLRLLAGIEEPTSGVVLFDGVPVRDIDPRARGIAMVFQDHALYPHLTVAQNIGFPLRTVPVPATDIGVRVAEAARNVGVADLLSRYPEHLSGGQRQRVAMARALVRNPSVFLLDEPLSNVDAGARSALRGEIVALARRLGVTTVYVTHDQIEAISMADRVAVLRYGVLQQAGPPAEVYADPDTLFVAAFLGTPRTSLLEAAVYAEDCRVVLDLGSQVLELPAGDPRTAVLARHHTERVTVALRALSIGARGMTLRGTVCAVENLGHELLAHVDVGGVPSPWMQPPSARAAAPGESTPYGFYPAYDVVDPPPMGEVMVRVPMPGRVVRGEELAVGVGLDDLLLFDRGGRRIRFAAG; from the coding sequence ATGGTGGCGATCGCCGCGCGCGGGCTTACGAAGAACTTCGACGACGTCGTCGCGGTGGACCATGTCGATCTCGATGTTTCGCCCGGTGAGTTCCTGGTGCTGCTCGGCCCGACCGGTTGCGGCAAGTCGACGTTGCTGCGCCTGCTGGCGGGGATCGAGGAGCCGACGTCGGGGGTCGTGCTCTTCGACGGCGTGCCGGTGCGCGACATCGATCCCCGTGCCCGCGGCATCGCGATGGTCTTTCAGGACCACGCCCTCTACCCGCATCTGACCGTCGCGCAGAACATCGGCTTTCCGCTGCGCACCGTGCCGGTGCCGGCGACGGACATCGGCGTGCGGGTCGCCGAGGCGGCCCGCAACGTCGGCGTCGCCGACCTGCTCAGCCGCTATCCGGAGCACCTGTCGGGCGGCCAGCGGCAGCGGGTGGCGATGGCGCGGGCACTGGTACGCAACCCGTCGGTCTTCCTGCTCGACGAGCCGCTGTCCAACGTGGACGCCGGCGCGCGGTCGGCGCTGCGCGGCGAGATCGTGGCGCTGGCCCGGCGGCTGGGTGTCACCACGGTCTACGTGACGCACGACCAGATCGAGGCGATCAGCATGGCCGACCGCGTGGCGGTGCTGCGGTACGGGGTGCTGCAGCAGGCCGGCCCGCCCGCCGAGGTGTACGCGGACCCGGACACCCTGTTCGTGGCGGCGTTTCTCGGCACCCCGCGCACCAGCCTGCTGGAGGCGGCCGTGTACGCCGAGGACTGCCGGGTGGTGCTGGACCTCGGCTCGCAGGTGCTGGAGCTGCCGGCGGGCGATCCGCGCACGGCGGTGCTGGCCCGCCACCACACCGAGCGGGTGACCGTGGCGCTGCGGGCCCTATCGATCGGCGCGCGGGGCATGACGCTGCGCGGCACGGTGTGCGCGGTGGAGAACCTCGGGCACGAGTTGCTGGCGCACGTCGATGTCGGCGGGGTGCCGAGCCCGTGGATGCAGCCGCCGTCCGCCCGCGCCGCCGCACCCGGGGAGAGCACCCCGTACGGGTTCTATCCGGCGTACGACGTGGTGGACCCGCCGCCGATGGGCGAGGTGATGGTCCGGGTACCGATGCCCGGCCGGGTCGTGCGGGGCGAGGAGCTGGCCGTCGGGGTGGGGCTTGACGATCTGCTGCTCTTCGACCGCGGCGGCCGGCGGATCCGGTTCGCCGCCGGTTAA
- a CDS encoding chitinase — protein MRRSLILAASAVLAAAGSTVYIASSASAAAACVPAWNSTAVYVKDNQASQNGHNYTAKWWNQNESPATHSGQWDVWIDNGTCGGTTPPTTPPTTTPPTTPPTTPPTTPPTTPPTTQPPVTGLPKHALIGYLHSSFANGSGYLRMADVPADWDIINLAFGEPTSATSGDIRFTLCPAAECPGVESEADFIAAIRAKRAAGKKVLLSIGGANGQVQLTTTAARDKFVSSVGAIIDKFGLDGVDIDFEGHSLSLNTGDTDFKNPTTPVIVNLIAALRSLKSRYGANFVLTMAPETFFVQLGYQYYGSGPWGGQDPRAGSYLPVIYAMRNDLTVLHVQDYNSGSIMGLDNQYHSMGGADFHIAMTDMMLAGFPVAGNTANMFPALREDQIAFGAPSSVSAGNGYVAPAGVQQAVNCLVKGVNCGGYTVRSGTNPNFRGLMTWSINWDRFYSWEFRINHEPFLNGLG, from the coding sequence ATGCGCCGCTCACTGATCCTGGCCGCGTCCGCCGTTCTCGCGGCCGCCGGCTCCACCGTCTACATAGCCTCGTCCGCGAGCGCCGCCGCGGCCTGTGTCCCGGCCTGGAACTCCACGGCGGTCTACGTCAAGGACAACCAGGCCTCCCAGAACGGCCACAACTACACCGCCAAGTGGTGGAACCAGAACGAGAGCCCCGCCACGCACAGCGGCCAGTGGGACGTCTGGATCGACAACGGCACCTGCGGCGGCACCACCCCGCCGACCACGCCGCCCACCACGACCCCGCCGACCACCCCGCCGACGACGCCGCCCACGACTCCGCCGACCACGCCTCCCACGACGCAGCCCCCGGTGACCGGGCTGCCGAAGCACGCGCTGATCGGCTACCTGCACTCCAGCTTCGCCAACGGCTCGGGCTACCTGCGGATGGCCGACGTGCCGGCGGACTGGGACATCATCAACCTGGCCTTCGGCGAGCCGACCAGCGCGACCTCCGGCGACATCCGCTTCACCCTCTGCCCGGCGGCGGAATGCCCGGGCGTGGAGAGCGAGGCCGACTTCATCGCCGCGATCAGGGCGAAGCGGGCGGCCGGCAAGAAGGTGCTGCTCTCCATCGGCGGCGCGAACGGCCAGGTCCAGCTGACCACGACCGCGGCACGCGACAAGTTCGTCTCCTCGGTCGGCGCGATCATCGACAAGTTCGGGCTCGACGGCGTCGACATCGACTTCGAGGGCCACTCGCTGTCGCTCAACACGGGCGACACCGACTTCAAGAACCCGACCACCCCGGTGATCGTCAACCTCATCGCGGCCCTGCGGTCGCTGAAGTCCCGGTACGGCGCGAACTTCGTCCTGACCATGGCGCCCGAGACGTTCTTCGTCCAGCTCGGATACCAGTACTACGGCTCGGGGCCGTGGGGCGGCCAGGACCCGCGCGCGGGCTCGTACCTCCCGGTCATCTACGCCATGCGCAACGACCTCACGGTCCTGCACGTGCAGGACTACAACTCGGGATCGATCATGGGTCTCGACAACCAGTACCACAGCATGGGCGGCGCCGACTTCCACATCGCGATGACGGACATGATGCTCGCGGGCTTCCCGGTGGCGGGCAACACGGCGAACATGTTCCCGGCGCTGCGCGAGGACCAGATCGCCTTCGGCGCACCGTCCTCGGTGAGCGCCGGCAACGGCTACGTGGCGCCGGCCGGCGTTCAGCAGGCGGTCAACTGCCTGGTCAAGGGCGTGAACTGCGGCGGCTACACGGTACGCAGCGGCACCAACCCGAACTTCCGAGGCCTGATGACCTGGTCGATCAACTGGGACCGGTTCTACAGCTGGGAGTTCCGGATCAACCACGAGCCGTTCCTCAACGGCCTGGGCTGA